One genomic segment of Ricinus communis isolate WT05 ecotype wild-type chromosome 5, ASM1957865v1, whole genome shotgun sequence includes these proteins:
- the LOC8280542 gene encoding uncharacterized protein LOC8280542 isoform X1, producing the protein MSSEIQQEKMEGNSHIMLQGKLGFFGLLKESLSIPFKNPNFIIFTCLASVPLFCSLSIYETIFQQTLIEIGRAVQKTMSPSLNAYDIFNNDYEELITLERWIGKISQKLLLLGLIYIGILHLVDLLNTIAIVDMTSVIYKEEKAMSLRCMFSRFFNDTRLKGPLITSIYVLLFSCLISFGLFSLASYIYIYMESSVFFMVLFLVIFLALLTKYIEWSAIWDMGVVISILEEKQGDVAIIVSSYLSRGWERKGEGTNAMGTTVHIGLVCLLNVLKWVIFVVYFYDCKKQSSQKQSSQKQIATEENIC; encoded by the exons ATGAGTTCTGAGATTCAACAAGAGAAGATGGAGGGGAACTCACACATTATGTTGCAGGGGAAACTAGGGTTCTTTGGCTTACTCAAAGAGTCTCTAAGCATCCCTTTCAAGAATCCCAATTTCATCATCTTCACCTGCCTCGCCTCTGTCCCTTTGTTCTGCTCTCTCAGTATATATGAAACTATCTTTCAGCAAACCTTAATTGAAATAGGAAGAGCAGTACAAAAAACCATGAGTCCTTCACTAAATGCTTACGACATCTTCAATAATGATTATGAAGAACTAATTACTTTGGAAAGATGGATCGGAAAGATTTCTCAGAAATTGCTCCTACTGGGTCTCATATATATAGGGATCCTACATTTGGTGGACCTCCTCAACACAATTGCTATAGTGGACATGACATCAGTGATCTACAAAGAAGAGAAGGCTATGAGTCTTAGGTGCATGTTTAGCAGATTCTTCAATGATACAAGGCTAAAGGGTCCTCTAATCACATCTATCTATGTTCTTCTATTTTCTTGTCTTATTTCatttggattgttttctttggcttcttatatatatatatacatggaATCATCCGTTTTCTTCATGGTGCTATTTTTGGTGatttttttagctttattaACAAAGTATATAGAGTGGAGCGCTATCTGGGACATGGGTGTTGTGATTTCGATTTTAGAAGAGAAACAAGGTGATGTGGCAATCATTGTCTCATCATATCTAAGCAGAG GATGGGAGAGGAAAGGGGAAGGAACTAACGCTATGGGCACAACAGTGCATATTGGCTTAGTTTGCTTGCTAAACGTTCTAAAATGGGTGATCTTTGTTGTCTACTTTTATGATTGTAAGAAACAGAGTTCACAGAAACAGAGTTCACAGAAACAGATTGCTACAGAGGAGAACATATGTTAG
- the LOC8280542 gene encoding uncharacterized protein LOC8280542 isoform X2 — translation MSSEIQQEKMEGNSHIMLQGKLGFFGLLKESLSIPFKNPNFIIFTCLASVPLFCSLSIYETIFQQTLIEIGRAVQKTMSPSLNAYDIFNNDYEELITLERWIGKISQKLLLLGLIYIGILHLVDLLNTIAIVDMTSVIYKEEKAMSLRCMFSRFFNDTRLKALLTKYIEWSAIWDMGVVISILEEKQGDVAIIVSSYLSRGSRRCGFFLMLMFFGMRLALRLSCLYAGWERKGEGTNAMGTTVHIGLVCLLNVLKWVIFVVYFYDCKKQSSQKQSSQKQIATEENIC, via the exons ATGAGTTCTGAGATTCAACAAGAGAAGATGGAGGGGAACTCACACATTATGTTGCAGGGGAAACTAGGGTTCTTTGGCTTACTCAAAGAGTCTCTAAGCATCCCTTTCAAGAATCCCAATTTCATCATCTTCACCTGCCTCGCCTCTGTCCCTTTGTTCTGCTCTCTCAGTATATATGAAACTATCTTTCAGCAAACCTTAATTGAAATAGGAAGAGCAGTACAAAAAACCATGAGTCCTTCACTAAATGCTTACGACATCTTCAATAATGATTATGAAGAACTAATTACTTTGGAAAGATGGATCGGAAAGATTTCTCAGAAATTGCTCCTACTGGGTCTCATATATATAGGGATCCTACATTTGGTGGACCTCCTCAACACAATTGCTATAGTGGACATGACATCAGTGATCTACAAAGAAGAGAAGGCTATGAGTCTTAGGTGCATGTTTAGCAGATTCTTCAATGATACAAGGCTAAAGG ctttattaACAAAGTATATAGAGTGGAGCGCTATCTGGGACATGGGTGTTGTGATTTCGATTTTAGAAGAGAAACAAGGTGATGTGGCAATCATTGTCTCATCATATCTAAGCAGAGGTAGCAGGCGATGTGGATTTTTTCTAATGCTGATGTTCTTTGGCATGAGGCTTGCCCTAAGATTATCATGCCTCTATGCAGGATGGGAGAGGAAAGGGGAAGGAACTAACGCTATGGGCACAACAGTGCATATTGGCTTAGTTTGCTTGCTAAACGTTCTAAAATGGGTGATCTTTGTTGTCTACTTTTATGATTGTAAGAAACAGAGTTCACAGAAACAGAGTTCACAGAAACAGATTGCTACAGAGGAGAACATATGTTAG
- the LOC8280542 gene encoding uncharacterized protein LOC8280542 isoform X3, which yields MSSEIQQEKMEGNSHIMLQGKLGFFGLLKESLSIPFKNPNFIIFTCLASVPLFCSLSIYETIFQQTLIEIGRAVQKTMSPSLNAYDIFNNDYEELITLERWIGKISQKLLLLGLIYIGILHLVDLLNTIAIVDMTSVIYKEEKAMSLRCMFSRFFNDTRLKALLTKYIEWSAIWDMGVVISILEEKQGDVAIIVSSYLSRGWERKGEGTNAMGTTVHIGLVCLLNVLKWVIFVVYFYDCKKQSSQKQSSQKQIATEENIC from the exons ATGAGTTCTGAGATTCAACAAGAGAAGATGGAGGGGAACTCACACATTATGTTGCAGGGGAAACTAGGGTTCTTTGGCTTACTCAAAGAGTCTCTAAGCATCCCTTTCAAGAATCCCAATTTCATCATCTTCACCTGCCTCGCCTCTGTCCCTTTGTTCTGCTCTCTCAGTATATATGAAACTATCTTTCAGCAAACCTTAATTGAAATAGGAAGAGCAGTACAAAAAACCATGAGTCCTTCACTAAATGCTTACGACATCTTCAATAATGATTATGAAGAACTAATTACTTTGGAAAGATGGATCGGAAAGATTTCTCAGAAATTGCTCCTACTGGGTCTCATATATATAGGGATCCTACATTTGGTGGACCTCCTCAACACAATTGCTATAGTGGACATGACATCAGTGATCTACAAAGAAGAGAAGGCTATGAGTCTTAGGTGCATGTTTAGCAGATTCTTCAATGATACAAGGCTAAAGG ctttattaACAAAGTATATAGAGTGGAGCGCTATCTGGGACATGGGTGTTGTGATTTCGATTTTAGAAGAGAAACAAGGTGATGTGGCAATCATTGTCTCATCATATCTAAGCAGAG GATGGGAGAGGAAAGGGGAAGGAACTAACGCTATGGGCACAACAGTGCATATTGGCTTAGTTTGCTTGCTAAACGTTCTAAAATGGGTGATCTTTGTTGTCTACTTTTATGATTGTAAGAAACAGAGTTCACAGAAACAGAGTTCACAGAAACAGATTGCTACAGAGGAGAACATATGTTAG
- the LOC8280540 gene encoding cyclic nucleotide-gated ion channel 18 isoform X2: MNRFIPNPNSKLRHFRRLHHHLTSPSLASSATSLSDANPLHILWHYQILDPDSDIVTYWNYVFLITSIVALFVDPLFFFLPYADADGVCLTNDASLAVLITYFRSFADLFFLLHIIMKFRTAFVAPNSRVFGRGELVMDAKEIARRYLRSDFVIDLAAALPLPQVVIWVVIPAARNGRADHANNTLSLIVLIQYIPRLFVIFPLHQRIVKSTGFIAKTAWAGAAYNLLLYMLASHTLGSSWYLLSLGRQFYCWKSECLKENKAGVIGCIESFLDCNSLGQFERQYWRNVTHVRTNCDPYNNNITFEFGIFAGAFTNDVATAPFVQKYLYCLWWGLRNLSSYAQTLETSTFLGENIFCIVTCIIGLVLSAQLIGNMQTNLQSMTVRVEEWRIKRRDTEEWMRHRQLPPDLQERVRRFVQYKWLATRGVHEESILRSLPLDLRREIQRHLCLALVRRVPFFSQMDDQLLDAICERLVSSLSTEGTYIFSEGDPVNEMLFIIRGTLESSTTNGGRSGFFNSITLRPGDFCGEELLTWALMPNSSAHLPASTRTVKALSEVEAFALQAEDLIFVAQQFKRLQSKKLQHAFRYYSHQWRTWGAILIQSVWRRYQKRKMARELASRERLSYIQIPEDGYYSSNELAEGDYEDEHGESLSMENANNAQHLGATILASKFAANTRRGINQRLVDSASSSVKVPKLFKPVEPDFFADHV; this comes from the exons ATGAATAGATTCATTCCTAATCCAAACTCCAAGCTCCGCCATTTTAGGCGTCTCCACCACCACCTGACGTCTCCCTCTCTCGCGTCTTCAGCCACTTCCTTATCAGACGCTAACCCTCTCCATATTCTATGGCATTACCAAATCCTCGACCCGGACAGCGATATTGTCACTTACTGGAACTACGTTTTCCTTATCACATCTATCGTCGCTCTTTTCGTCGACCcgctctttttctttctcccttATGCAGATGCCGACGGCGTCTGCTTGACAAATGATGCAAGCCTTGCTGTTCTAATTACTTATTTTAGGTCCTTCGCTGACTTGTTCTTTTTGCTGCATATCATCATGAAGTTCCGTACAGCTTTTGTTGCTCCAAATTCTAGAGTGTTCGGTCGTGGTGAACTTGTCATGGATGCTAAAGAAATCGCTAGACGTTATCTTAGGTCTGATTTTGTTATTGATCTTGCCGCTGCACTTCCTCTTCCTCAG GTTGTGATTTGGGTGGTAATTCCAGCGGCAAGAAATGGAAGAGCTGATCATGCAAACAATACACTTTCTCTTATAGTACTTATTCAATATATTCCTAGACTCTTTGTTATCTTTCCATTGCACCAACGAATTGTAAAAAGTACAGGTTTTATTGCCAAAACTGCTTGGGCAGGAGCTGCATATAATCTCCTTCTATACATGCTTGCTAGTCAT ACATTAGGGTCTTCATGGTACCTATTGTCATTGGGGCGACAATTTTACTGCTGGAAATCCGAGTGTTTAAAGGAGAACAAGGCTGGAGTTATAGGTTGCATTGAAAGTTTTTTAGATTGTAACAGTTTGGGACAGTTTGAACGTCAGTATTGGCGGAATGTTACTCATGTTCGTACTAATTGTGATCCATATAACAACAATATCACATTTGAGTTTGGAATATTTGCTGGTGCTTTTACAAATGATGTTGCTACAGCACCTTTTGTACAGAAGTACTTGTATTGTCTCTGGTGGGGATTAAGAAATTTAAG CTCATACGCACAGACTCTGGAGACAAGCACATTTCTGGGTGAGAATATCTTCTGCATCGTCACTTGCATTATTGGTTTGGTTCTTTCCGCACAGCTGATTGGTAACATGCAG ACTAATTTGCAATCTATGACGGTAAGAGTTGAAGAGTGGAGGATCAAGCGAAGAGATACAGAGGAGTGGATGAGGCATCGCCAATTACCTCCTGACTTGCAGGAGCGCGTTCGCCGATTTGTTCAGTACAAGTGGCTTGCTACAAGAGGAGTTCACGAAGAATCTATATTGCGCTCACTGCCATTGGACCTTAGACGAGAAATCCAGCGACATTTATGTCTGGCCCTTGTTCGCCGT GTCCCATTCTTCTCACAAATGGATGACCAGCTACTGGATGCTATATGCGAGCGCCTCGTTTCCTCTTTGAGCACTGAGGGCACCTATATATTTTCAGAGGGTGATCCTGTAAATGAGATGTTGTTTATAATTAGAGGAACATTAGAGAGCTCAACGACTAACGGAGGAAGGTCTGGATTCTTCAACTCCATCACCCTTAGACCTGGTGACTTCTGCGGTGAGGAATTACTGACGTGGGCATTAATGCCCAATTCTAGTGCGCACCTGCCTGCTTCAACTAGAACTGTCAAAGCTCTCTCTGAAGTTGAGGCTTTCGCCCTTCAAGCTGAAGACCTCATATTTGTCGCACAGCAATTTAAGAGACTTCAAAGCAAGAAGCTGCAACATGCCTTTAGGTACTATTCTCACCAATGGAGAACATGGGGTGCTATTTTGATACAATCAGTTTGGAGAAGAtatcagaaaagaaagatgGCAAGGGAGCTGGCTTCAAGAGAGAGACTTTCTTACATTCAAATACCTGAGGATGGATATTATTCTAGCAATGAGCTAGCAGAAGGAGATTACGAGGATGAACATGGTGAGAGTTTATCAATGGAAAACGCAAACAATGCACAGCATCTTGGAGCAACAATCTTGGCTTCAAAATTTGCTGCAAATACTAGAAGAGGGATTAATCAGAGACTTGTTGATTCTGCTTCATCCAGCGTAAAGGTGCCCAAGTTGTTTAAACCTGTTGAGCCTGATTTCTTCGCAGACCATGTTTag
- the LOC8280543 gene encoding uncharacterized protein LOC8280543 has protein sequence MENNPVLMMKDKLEFFGIIKESLKLIPRNTSFIILTFLTSFPYFCFLLFLEINFQQPLIDAIKSKLTTPTYDDPFGKIIDLSWQPRPIDVIRELILDVFLPSLLPGLLYLGMAHLLHLLNTITTVYSASMVYAGEGTANLKEMLCRPFRTVGLKGPLITSTYALILSTLTLIGILSLSTHFFVTSSIHAASIFKTAFGLAIIALLTKYIEWSAIWNMGMVISILDEKHGDVALGVSAYISRGCRKRGFLSMLVFFVWWVSFRLICVYGVWTESISLVMVSVGEVFSVCVGNVMKWVVFTVYFYDCKKRFLEKKVDVEQGRSAERV, from the coding sequence ATGGAGAACAACCCAGTTCTGATGATGAAAGATAAGCTAGAATTCTTTGGCATAATCAAAGAATCGTTGAAACTCATTCCAAGAAACACCAGCTTCATCATCCTCACCTTCCTCACTTCCTTCCCTTACTTCTGCTTCTTGCTCTTTCTTGAAATCAACTTCCAGCAGCCTTTAATTGATGCAATTAAATCCAAACTCACAACTCCGACTTATGATGATCCTTTTGGGAAAATAATTGATCTCTCCTGGCAACCACGACCAATAGATGTTATCAGGGAATTGATTCTAGATGTCTTCCTACCATCTCTCTTACCAGGTTTGCTTTACTTGGGAATGGCCCATCTACTGCACCTTCTCAACACCATTACTACAGTTTATTCGGCATCAATGGTTTATGCAGGAGAAGGCACAGCTAATCTTAAGGAAATGTTATGCAGACCCTTTAGAACGGTTGGTCTTAAAGGACCTTTGATTACATCAACCTATGCTCTTATATTGAGTACTCTTACTTTAATTGGAATTCTATCATTATCAACACACTTTTTTGTGACAAGTAGTATCCATGCAGCCAGTATATTCAAGACAGCTTTTGGGCTGGCCATTATAGCTTTATTAACAAAGTATATAGAGTGGAGTGCCATATGGAACATGGGTATGGTGATTTCAATCTTGGACGAGAAACATGGAGATGTGGCACTTGGGGTCTCAGCTTATATCAGCAGAGGCTGCAGGAAGCGTGGATTTTTATCAATGcttgtgttctttgtttgGTGGGTTTCTTTTAGATTAATATGTGTATATGGAGTGTGGACTGAGAGTATAAGTTTGGTTATGGTTTCAGTTGGGGAAGTTTTCTCGGTTTGTGTGGGGAATGTGATGAAGTGGGTTGTTTTCACAGTCTACTTCTACGACTGTAAAAAGAGATTTCTTGAGAAGAAAGTTGATGTGGAGCAAGGAAGATCAGCTGAAAGAGTTTAA
- the LOC8280540 gene encoding cyclic nucleotide-gated ion channel 18 isoform X1 — translation MNRFIPNPNSKLRHFRRLHHHLTSPSLASSATSLSDANPLHILWHYQILDPDSDIVTYWNYVFLITSIVALFVDPLFFFLPYADADGVCLTNDASLAVLITYFRSFADLFFLLHIIMKFRTAFVAPNSRVFGRGELVMDAKEIARRYLRSDFVIDLAAALPLPQVVIWVVIPAARNGRADHANNTLSLIVLIQYIPRLFVIFPLHQRIVKSTGFIAKTAWAGAAYNLLLYMLASHVRIRSPLFFPFSSSSLLSFFYWGIHGYTCKLLLQTLGSSWYLLSLGRQFYCWKSECLKENKAGVIGCIESFLDCNSLGQFERQYWRNVTHVRTNCDPYNNNITFEFGIFAGAFTNDVATAPFVQKYLYCLWWGLRNLSSYAQTLETSTFLGENIFCIVTCIIGLVLSAQLIGNMQTNLQSMTVRVEEWRIKRRDTEEWMRHRQLPPDLQERVRRFVQYKWLATRGVHEESILRSLPLDLRREIQRHLCLALVRRVPFFSQMDDQLLDAICERLVSSLSTEGTYIFSEGDPVNEMLFIIRGTLESSTTNGGRSGFFNSITLRPGDFCGEELLTWALMPNSSAHLPASTRTVKALSEVEAFALQAEDLIFVAQQFKRLQSKKLQHAFRYYSHQWRTWGAILIQSVWRRYQKRKMARELASRERLSYIQIPEDGYYSSNELAEGDYEDEHGESLSMENANNAQHLGATILASKFAANTRRGINQRLVDSASSSVKVPKLFKPVEPDFFADHV, via the exons ATGAATAGATTCATTCCTAATCCAAACTCCAAGCTCCGCCATTTTAGGCGTCTCCACCACCACCTGACGTCTCCCTCTCTCGCGTCTTCAGCCACTTCCTTATCAGACGCTAACCCTCTCCATATTCTATGGCATTACCAAATCCTCGACCCGGACAGCGATATTGTCACTTACTGGAACTACGTTTTCCTTATCACATCTATCGTCGCTCTTTTCGTCGACCcgctctttttctttctcccttATGCAGATGCCGACGGCGTCTGCTTGACAAATGATGCAAGCCTTGCTGTTCTAATTACTTATTTTAGGTCCTTCGCTGACTTGTTCTTTTTGCTGCATATCATCATGAAGTTCCGTACAGCTTTTGTTGCTCCAAATTCTAGAGTGTTCGGTCGTGGTGAACTTGTCATGGATGCTAAAGAAATCGCTAGACGTTATCTTAGGTCTGATTTTGTTATTGATCTTGCCGCTGCACTTCCTCTTCCTCAG GTTGTGATTTGGGTGGTAATTCCAGCGGCAAGAAATGGAAGAGCTGATCATGCAAACAATACACTTTCTCTTATAGTACTTATTCAATATATTCCTAGACTCTTTGTTATCTTTCCATTGCACCAACGAATTGTAAAAAGTACAGGTTTTATTGCCAAAACTGCTTGGGCAGGAGCTGCATATAATCTCCTTCTATACATGCTTGCTAGTCATGTAAGAATCAGGTCAccccttttctttcctttttcttcttcaagcttactctcttttttctattgGGGAATACATGGTTACACATGTAAACTTTTGTTACAGACATTAGGGTCTTCATGGTACCTATTGTCATTGGGGCGACAATTTTACTGCTGGAAATCCGAGTGTTTAAAGGAGAACAAGGCTGGAGTTATAGGTTGCATTGAAAGTTTTTTAGATTGTAACAGTTTGGGACAGTTTGAACGTCAGTATTGGCGGAATGTTACTCATGTTCGTACTAATTGTGATCCATATAACAACAATATCACATTTGAGTTTGGAATATTTGCTGGTGCTTTTACAAATGATGTTGCTACAGCACCTTTTGTACAGAAGTACTTGTATTGTCTCTGGTGGGGATTAAGAAATTTAAG CTCATACGCACAGACTCTGGAGACAAGCACATTTCTGGGTGAGAATATCTTCTGCATCGTCACTTGCATTATTGGTTTGGTTCTTTCCGCACAGCTGATTGGTAACATGCAG ACTAATTTGCAATCTATGACGGTAAGAGTTGAAGAGTGGAGGATCAAGCGAAGAGATACAGAGGAGTGGATGAGGCATCGCCAATTACCTCCTGACTTGCAGGAGCGCGTTCGCCGATTTGTTCAGTACAAGTGGCTTGCTACAAGAGGAGTTCACGAAGAATCTATATTGCGCTCACTGCCATTGGACCTTAGACGAGAAATCCAGCGACATTTATGTCTGGCCCTTGTTCGCCGT GTCCCATTCTTCTCACAAATGGATGACCAGCTACTGGATGCTATATGCGAGCGCCTCGTTTCCTCTTTGAGCACTGAGGGCACCTATATATTTTCAGAGGGTGATCCTGTAAATGAGATGTTGTTTATAATTAGAGGAACATTAGAGAGCTCAACGACTAACGGAGGAAGGTCTGGATTCTTCAACTCCATCACCCTTAGACCTGGTGACTTCTGCGGTGAGGAATTACTGACGTGGGCATTAATGCCCAATTCTAGTGCGCACCTGCCTGCTTCAACTAGAACTGTCAAAGCTCTCTCTGAAGTTGAGGCTTTCGCCCTTCAAGCTGAAGACCTCATATTTGTCGCACAGCAATTTAAGAGACTTCAAAGCAAGAAGCTGCAACATGCCTTTAGGTACTATTCTCACCAATGGAGAACATGGGGTGCTATTTTGATACAATCAGTTTGGAGAAGAtatcagaaaagaaagatgGCAAGGGAGCTGGCTTCAAGAGAGAGACTTTCTTACATTCAAATACCTGAGGATGGATATTATTCTAGCAATGAGCTAGCAGAAGGAGATTACGAGGATGAACATGGTGAGAGTTTATCAATGGAAAACGCAAACAATGCACAGCATCTTGGAGCAACAATCTTGGCTTCAAAATTTGCTGCAAATACTAGAAGAGGGATTAATCAGAGACTTGTTGATTCTGCTTCATCCAGCGTAAAGGTGCCCAAGTTGTTTAAACCTGTTGAGCCTGATTTCTTCGCAGACCATGTTTag